In one Zobellia galactanivorans genomic region, the following are encoded:
- a CDS encoding PKD domain-containing protein, protein MKKIIYFLISVFFVFSAPSCEQEDYSDINITHDTEEKVSKEFVGDLDSQIIIKDMDGALVNEIDMGKTFFVIDNTEGNSDTSEWVITKGDETITSKEQIVRLNFSNPGVATVKLTSTRSSDGKTTSSETTVTINSVPVKTRFITDPVADAETVAIYTSNSISFTDTSEGSPTEFNWVFEGPETLTSTEQNPVMTFMEPGIYNVSLTATRDDGEEGISEDTIEKIGFIKVEQLVVELIRAVATDSKIELQFTQPIAQDIPATASSEFSITINTKNGAILTPDIVSIEATGEKTVELVFGDKMYSDDEVLISFNPSGILKDATGNYIPEMITDEPCVYGHNLWSGTDTEDESKFALSTNSNGSGFFKFVDENSPELPMEPYQGRSCIGFIRGDDKIGLSVMQGYTVAEGDVVVLAYEGKRIENVAGALERRMSATMASGGNDANGNWSSANSNGGDNEWITVTKTINVSADTKGVTGELFLTFFRYGGNSDTAALWIDNLRIYKPNPRP, encoded by the coding sequence ATGAAGAAAATAATATACTTTTTAATATCGGTGTTTTTTGTCTTTTCCGCTCCTTCTTGTGAGCAAGAAGATTATAGCGATATAAACATTACACATGATACGGAAGAGAAGGTCTCCAAGGAATTTGTTGGTGATTTAGATTCCCAGATCATTATAAAAGACATGGATGGGGCCCTGGTCAATGAAATCGACATGGGCAAAACCTTTTTTGTTATTGATAACACCGAAGGAAATTCAGATACCAGTGAATGGGTCATTACCAAGGGCGATGAAACCATAACGTCTAAGGAACAGATAGTCCGACTAAATTTTTCCAACCCGGGAGTTGCCACGGTAAAACTTACCTCAACCCGCTCTTCGGATGGAAAAACGACAAGTTCGGAAACCACGGTAACGATCAATAGCGTTCCCGTCAAAACCCGCTTTATTACCGATCCTGTTGCCGATGCCGAAACCGTTGCTATCTATACCAGTAATAGCATTAGCTTTACAGACACCTCGGAAGGTTCGCCCACCGAATTCAATTGGGTTTTCGAAGGCCCCGAAACCTTGACCTCTACGGAGCAAAACCCGGTAATGACCTTTATGGAACCCGGTATTTATAATGTAAGCCTTACGGCCACACGCGACGATGGAGAAGAAGGGATTTCAGAAGATACCATTGAAAAAATCGGGTTTATTAAAGTAGAGCAATTGGTGGTAGAATTGATCCGAGCCGTGGCTACGGACAGTAAGATAGAACTTCAATTTACGCAGCCCATAGCGCAAGATATCCCTGCCACTGCAAGCAGTGAATTCTCGATTACCATCAATACGAAAAACGGTGCCATTTTAACCCCGGATATCGTATCAATCGAAGCCACAGGGGAAAAAACCGTTGAATTGGTCTTTGGCGACAAAATGTACAGTGATGACGAGGTGCTTATTTCATTCAATCCCAGCGGAATCTTAAAAGATGCCACTGGAAACTATATTCCGGAAATGATAACGGACGAACCCTGTGTTTACGGTCATAACCTATGGAGTGGAACGGATACGGAAGATGAATCGAAATTTGCACTTTCTACCAATAGCAATGGTTCTGGTTTCTTTAAATTTGTAGACGAAAACTCTCCAGAGCTTCCTATGGAACCTTACCAAGGTCGCAGCTGTATCGGTTTTATCAGGGGCGATGACAAAATCGGCCTGAGCGTTATGCAAGGTTACACCGTAGCCGAGGGCGATGTAGTGGTTCTGGCATATGAGGGCAAGCGTATAGAAAATGTCGCCGGTGCACTGGAACGCAGGATGTCCGCAACAATGGCCAGCGGAGGCAACGATGCCAACGGTAACTGGTCTAGCGCCAACAGCAATGGTGGGGATAACGAATGGATCACGGTCACTAAAACCATCAATGTAAGCGCAGATACCAAAGGGGTCACGGGCGAATTGTTTTTGACCTTCTTCCGCTACGGGGGCAACTCTGACACCGCCGCCCTATGGATCGACAACCTAAGGATCTACAAACCCAATCCCCGTCCTTAA
- a CDS encoding DUF1735 domain-containing protein has protein sequence MKKITILPLLLTFLMTACYDEYQTDFESTAAYFANQYPVRTVILDPGSDTFEINVGATYGGKYSYDGASVTLNYTIADTLITNNTEYTDMGIKVMPPSWYTLSDPSTINIVDSNVGFVNVTIKRDSLVKYPAGAQNTYAIPFLLTGGTTDSILDSKKFSIVAVKFKNEFDGRYYVKGKDDELNQDGSVASSIEYNNPALVLNKFIFLTTKERDMLSVPRVGDNESGSDFTYDLKFRPSDGSALLSADPNSEITELVGSAQYDHDNQSFICKYNYRYNDAEHSVIDTLIYANTEIKMESWK, from the coding sequence ATGAAAAAGATTACCATACTTCCGTTACTTCTTACTTTTTTGATGACTGCTTGTTATGACGAATACCAAACAGATTTTGAAAGTACGGCGGCCTATTTTGCCAATCAATACCCGGTCCGTACCGTTATCCTCGATCCAGGGTCAGATACTTTTGAAATCAATGTAGGAGCTACCTATGGGGGCAAATATTCTTACGATGGGGCCTCGGTAACCCTCAACTATACCATTGCCGATACCTTGATAACCAACAATACGGAATATACGGATATGGGGATCAAGGTAATGCCACCTTCATGGTACACCTTGTCAGACCCCTCTACAATCAATATTGTGGATTCAAACGTCGGTTTTGTAAATGTGACCATTAAAAGGGACTCTTTGGTGAAATATCCGGCCGGGGCCCAGAACACCTATGCCATTCCCTTCCTATTGACCGGGGGGACCACCGATTCCATTCTTGATAGCAAAAAGTTTTCTATCGTTGCCGTAAAATTCAAGAACGAATTTGACGGAAGGTACTATGTTAAGGGCAAGGACGACGAGCTGAACCAAGACGGTTCGGTCGCTTCGAGCATCGAATACAATAATCCCGCATTGGTATTGAACAAATTCATCTTCCTCACTACTAAAGAACGTGATATGCTTTCCGTACCACGTGTGGGCGACAATGAAAGCGGCAGTGATTTTACGTACGATTTAAAATTCCGTCCTTCCGATGGCAGTGCCCTGTTATCGGCCGACCCGAACTCAGAAATTACCGAATTGGTAGGTTCGGCCCAATACGACCATGATAACCAATCGTTTATCTGCAAATACAACTACCGATATAACGACGCCGAGCACAGTGTAATCGATACCTTGATTTACGCGAATACAGAAATAAAGATGGAAAGTTGGAAATAA
- a CDS encoding SusC/RagA family TonB-linked outer membrane protein, translated as MKQYILTLSCALLCLFYIDGVNAQDGTGSTKQDTLLLPFYKVSENRLVGAIDVITSEELLHSGYPSLQAAIEGQVPGFTLGRIRGRSRGGDNDGPLVVIDGLSNRFLSSLQLEEVDMIYILKDASAKMLYGSRGANGVVVIKTKRGKNAEKKISLLVESGIRSAGSYPEFVDARNYMKYRNQALRNDGKDILFSNNDIALAGKDYKHPDVDYYDMFVNDAKNYKNVNAQLLGGDEKTQYFFNLGYVGEDGIAKVGEKGKTNALNVRSNLDYKINDIISVNLDISGRFFTENGSHVSDNELFNQLSSTKPTDYPIFISARADVDSLGTSDIVNGKNLYGDLAYSGYQRRTTSIAQTNIGMNFDLNRYIKGLKARAYATFDMNNYIAEGKSLTYRTLKPALTATQQDTLIVNGVYNPKGNEQRLADSYYRNLGGGAYIDYDRVFGKHAINATLNYLVDNKTVKTAAAIMETVQDDKSMNFGLRLNYAFQNKYIAEISSSYMGSTRFNKDNRWKLFNAFGVSYVVSEENFMDNVGVIDYLKIKASYGKIGYDQSFPYLLYNDYYQYWSGSYATGVKNSESLVGTQYVQAGNPNLTYETSTELNIGLTTRMFGNRFRLDAEFFTEKREGMPTTINYAFPKLAGTPNIVANYNAIDNKGFEIAAKWGDQLGDFGYSIGGNFTHYISKWAKYDELNDFSFQNTEGQDTDAIWGYVADGFYTSADDIANYGAENGTPLTSSLGPIIPGDLKFKNLSNSDSEYSYDDNVINNYDKTVIGNSTPRYVYSMILNLQYKKFSFYARGQGVGGFDRMNAWSSYYTNKGDAKYSRFVYDAAVPTFDSEGNAVGLANNDYTLPRLTSENSAHSYNSSTFFLKNTYYFKLNNVELNYKFPDVVPASIAAQDLNIFVKADDLMTFRSDWALDAQSPNSGLSSAPRYTTVSLGVKIGF; from the coding sequence ATGAAACAATATATATTGACACTATCATGCGCCTTGCTCTGTCTATTTTACATAGACGGGGTCAATGCCCAAGATGGAACGGGTAGTACAAAACAAGACACCCTTTTGCTCCCATTCTATAAAGTGTCCGAAAACAGGCTTGTAGGGGCAATAGACGTAATTACAAGCGAAGAGTTGCTGCATTCGGGATATCCTAGCTTACAGGCCGCTATAGAAGGACAAGTGCCGGGCTTTACTTTAGGCCGCATAAGAGGGAGGTCGAGAGGCGGTGACAATGATGGGCCACTAGTGGTCATTGACGGACTTTCCAACCGATTTCTCAGCTCCCTGCAACTCGAAGAAGTGGATATGATCTACATCCTTAAAGATGCCTCGGCCAAGATGTTATATGGCAGCAGGGGAGCAAACGGTGTGGTGGTCATAAAGACGAAAAGAGGAAAAAATGCCGAGAAAAAAATCTCGCTACTGGTAGAATCGGGCATACGAAGCGCCGGTAGCTACCCTGAGTTTGTCGACGCCCGAAATTACATGAAGTATCGTAACCAAGCCCTCAGAAATGATGGCAAGGACATTTTATTTTCCAATAACGATATTGCATTGGCCGGTAAGGATTATAAACATCCTGATGTCGACTATTACGATATGTTCGTCAACGATGCGAAGAATTACAAAAATGTCAATGCCCAGCTGCTCGGGGGGGATGAAAAAACCCAGTATTTTTTCAATCTCGGTTATGTAGGCGAAGACGGTATTGCAAAAGTTGGCGAAAAGGGCAAGACCAATGCCTTGAACGTAAGAAGCAACCTAGATTATAAGATCAACGATATCATTTCGGTCAATCTAGATATTTCGGGTCGTTTCTTTACAGAAAATGGAAGCCACGTCAGTGATAATGAACTCTTTAACCAACTATCTTCCACAAAACCGACCGATTACCCTATCTTCATTAGTGCACGGGCCGACGTAGATTCATTGGGAACATCGGATATAGTGAACGGAAAGAACCTATATGGCGACTTGGCCTATTCCGGTTATCAGAGACGTACCACCTCTATTGCCCAGACCAACATAGGAATGAACTTTGATTTAAATAGATATATCAAAGGACTAAAAGCCAGGGCCTACGCCACCTTTGACATGAACAATTATATTGCCGAAGGGAAATCGCTTACGTATCGTACGCTAAAACCTGCATTGACAGCGACCCAGCAAGATACCCTTATCGTAAACGGTGTCTATAACCCAAAGGGCAATGAGCAACGTTTGGCGGATTCCTACTACAGAAACCTAGGAGGCGGCGCTTATATCGACTATGACCGAGTTTTCGGAAAACATGCCATAAACGCAACCCTTAACTATCTCGTCGACAATAAGACCGTAAAAACCGCCGCTGCCATTATGGAAACAGTTCAAGATGACAAGAGTATGAACTTTGGCCTAAGGCTCAACTATGCCTTTCAAAACAAGTACATTGCAGAGATATCCTCTTCTTATATGGGATCTACAAGGTTCAACAAAGACAACCGTTGGAAATTGTTCAATGCCTTTGGCGTGTCTTATGTCGTGTCTGAAGAGAATTTTATGGACAATGTGGGCGTTATCGATTACTTAAAAATTAAGGCATCGTACGGTAAAATCGGCTATGATCAATCGTTTCCATATTTATTGTACAACGACTACTACCAATACTGGTCGGGGAGTTATGCAACCGGGGTCAAAAACTCCGAATCATTGGTAGGGACCCAATATGTACAGGCCGGAAACCCTAATTTAACCTATGAGACCTCTACGGAACTGAACATAGGCCTTACTACCCGAATGTTCGGAAACAGGTTTAGGTTAGATGCCGAATTCTTTACCGAAAAACGAGAAGGCATGCCCACTACCATAAACTACGCATTTCCAAAACTGGCCGGCACCCCTAACATCGTAGCTAATTACAATGCAATTGACAATAAGGGTTTTGAAATAGCTGCAAAATGGGGAGACCAGCTGGGAGATTTTGGCTACTCTATCGGGGGTAACTTTACCCATTATATTTCTAAATGGGCCAAGTACGATGAACTAAACGATTTTTCGTTCCAAAATACGGAAGGTCAAGATACCGACGCCATCTGGGGCTATGTCGCCGACGGGTTTTACACCAGTGCCGACGATATCGCAAACTATGGTGCCGAAAACGGAACCCCATTGACTTCTAGCTTGGGGCCTATAATACCTGGTGACCTTAAATTTAAAAACCTGTCCAATTCAGACTCCGAATATTCCTATGACGATAACGTCATCAACAACTATGACAAGACCGTTATAGGTAATAGCACACCGCGTTATGTGTATTCAATGATCCTTAACCTTCAGTATAAAAAGTTCAGCTTTTACGCTAGAGGACAAGGCGTCGGCGGCTTCGATCGAATGAATGCATGGTCTTCCTATTATACCAATAAAGGGGATGCCAAATATTCGAGGTTCGTTTACGATGCGGCCGTTCCGACCTTTGACAGTGAAGGCAATGCCGTTGGCTTGGCAAATAACGACTATACCCTGCCCCGGCTTACGAGTGAAAATTCGGCCCACAGTTATAATAGCTCTACCTTCTTTTTAAAGAACACCTATTATTTTAAGCTAAACAATGTGGAACTGAACTATAAATTTCCAGATGTCGTTCCCGCTTCTATTGCAGCCCAAGACCTGAATATTTTCGTAAAAGCGGACGACCTTATGACCTTCCGCAGCGACTGGGCCCTAGATGCCCAATCGCCTAATTCCGGTTTAAGCTCAGCACCGAGATATACGACCGTCTCTTTAGGTGTGAAAATAGGTTTCTAA
- a CDS encoding DUF6090 family protein, with protein MIKFFRKIRQKLLTENKFSKYLLYAIGEIILVVIGILIALQINNNNNYNEQRSLEQEYLISLQSEFETNLNQINASIQENELRIQSLEYLLTLFDKNVLDTVNSQIISQKFAPIFGSEISYVPATGVLNDIISSGKLNMILNKSLRQNLASFNSSLDFLNKQINGAEFTDEKLRTILYEKGSIRKIVTDIGFMNFEHESISEKLDNKLVFESIEFENYLLGYRLLADATNGPRLFGRIKKEIETILKEIEQELEK; from the coding sequence TTGATAAAATTCTTTAGAAAAATTCGCCAAAAATTGCTGACTGAAAATAAATTCAGTAAATATCTACTTTATGCTATCGGTGAAATTATACTCGTTGTGATTGGAATATTAATCGCTTTACAGATTAACAATAACAATAATTACAACGAACAAAGAAGTCTAGAGCAGGAATATCTAATATCCCTACAATCAGAATTTGAAACGAACCTGAATCAAATAAATGCCTCTATTCAAGAAAATGAGCTGCGTATACAGTCACTTGAATATCTATTGACTTTATTTGACAAAAATGTGCTTGACACAGTCAATAGTCAAATAATTTCCCAAAAGTTCGCCCCTATTTTCGGCAGTGAAATCAGCTATGTACCGGCAACAGGAGTTTTAAATGACATCATTAGTTCAGGTAAGCTCAATATGATTTTGAATAAAAGCTTAAGGCAAAACTTAGCCTCTTTTAATAGTTCTTTGGATTTTTTAAACAAACAAATAAATGGAGCTGAATTCACAGACGAAAAATTGCGTACTATTCTTTATGAAAAGGGAAGTATACGGAAAATAGTGACGGATATAGGATTTATGAATTTTGAGCACGAGTCGATTTCCGAAAAGCTCGATAACAAGCTGGTGTTCGAATCAATTGAATTTGAAAATTACCTACTGGGTTATCGATTGTTAGCTGATGCCACGAATGGACCGCGACTATTTGGTCGCATAAAGAAGGAAATAGAAACCATACTAAAGGAAATTGAGCAAGAACTGGAGAAATAA
- a CDS encoding RagB/SusD family nutrient uptake outer membrane protein, with amino-acid sequence MKNIRNNILPLILLTVLVGCSDYFEPNFNNNLSEEAVLDYELNPEYVEGLYVPAYGAIPGSYTTFSGDFLDCATDNAVSNNYNSTAWKMHTVSNFFTSGNYPIYTWSNNYRYIKSIYKFLSVGLNEDIVYRNSNEDRNIQIKKRMEGEAHFLLALNYFQLLRDYAGPVDGEIMGVPIVDKVITEEEALGLKRASYAECVEFIVAHIDTALTSGLLPEYSDEYVNSHPDDNLQSTIYGDGLAGLPTTVACNALKSRLLLYAASPAFSGGNSAQATDYYTRSAKAAKKVIDAIGDLPDIYHPETIDDDYFTKVDANPELILRRASQTKAWEQDNYPPSLGLSVKGSTNPSQNLVDAFPMSNGYPITDTSNSGYSEDMPYEGRDPRFYMTIIYNNAEFHDTNIEMWDGGNTAVGAANISDDSRVSRTNYYLRKWMTEKPSFITGVSSETPWHFTAMFRAVEAYLNFAEAANNAVGPDVMIDGLSARQALRLVRNRAGIPTDGDASIGSDPYLASLADLAPLIKNERRIELCFEGHRFYDLRRWGDDLNTTVKKSEVSTNDNGSTFDYNFNENVYPNQVSFPEYMRYGAIPRSEILTSSNLKQNDGWK; translated from the coding sequence ATGAAAAATATACGGAACAATATATTGCCGCTCATACTGCTTACCGTACTGGTTGGTTGTAGCGACTACTTTGAACCCAACTTCAACAATAACTTGAGCGAAGAAGCGGTATTGGATTACGAATTGAACCCCGAGTACGTTGAAGGTTTATATGTACCGGCTTATGGGGCAATTCCTGGAAGTTACACCACTTTTTCAGGTGACTTTCTAGATTGCGCCACAGACAATGCGGTTTCCAACAACTATAACTCTACCGCGTGGAAAATGCATACGGTTTCCAATTTCTTTACCTCTGGTAATTATCCTATTTACACATGGAGCAATAACTACAGGTACATAAAAAGTATCTACAAATTTCTTTCCGTAGGCTTGAACGAAGACATCGTATACCGCAACTCCAATGAGGACAGAAATATCCAGATAAAAAAGAGAATGGAAGGAGAGGCCCACTTTCTGTTGGCCCTAAATTATTTCCAGCTCTTACGCGATTATGCCGGGCCTGTAGATGGCGAAATCATGGGAGTCCCAATTGTAGACAAGGTAATTACGGAAGAAGAGGCCCTAGGGTTAAAAAGGGCGTCATACGCAGAATGTGTAGAATTTATAGTAGCACATATCGACACCGCATTAACTAGCGGTCTTCTCCCCGAGTATTCCGACGAATACGTTAACTCACATCCCGACGACAACCTTCAGTCTACCATTTATGGCGACGGACTGGCAGGCCTGCCCACAACGGTAGCCTGTAACGCCTTGAAATCGCGCTTACTGCTCTATGCCGCAAGCCCTGCCTTTTCGGGAGGCAATTCAGCTCAGGCCACGGACTATTACACCCGTTCGGCAAAGGCCGCCAAAAAGGTTATCGATGCCATTGGAGACCTGCCCGATATCTATCACCCGGAAACCATTGATGACGATTACTTTACAAAGGTTGACGCCAATCCTGAATTAATCTTAAGAAGGGCCAGCCAAACGAAAGCTTGGGAGCAAGATAATTACCCCCCTTCATTGGGGCTATCGGTCAAAGGCTCGACAAACCCCAGCCAGAACCTTGTAGATGCATTTCCTATGAGCAATGGCTATCCAATTACCGATACGTCAAACTCAGGCTACAGCGAAGATATGCCCTACGAAGGCAGGGACCCCCGCTTTTATATGACGATTATTTATAACAATGCGGAATTCCACGACACCAATATTGAAATGTGGGACGGGGGCAATACCGCGGTAGGTGCCGCCAATATTTCAGACGATTCGCGGGTTTCGCGTACCAACTATTATTTGAGAAAATGGATGACCGAAAAGCCAAGCTTTATTACCGGTGTCAGTTCTGAAACCCCTTGGCATTTTACGGCCATGTTCCGCGCGGTAGAGGCCTATCTCAATTTTGCGGAAGCCGCCAACAATGCGGTCGGCCCCGATGTAATGATCGATGGCCTTTCGGCCAGACAGGCATTAAGGCTCGTTCGTAACCGCGCCGGAATTCCTACGGATGGCGACGCTTCTATAGGTAGTGACCCCTATTTGGCAAGTTTGGCCGACCTCGCCCCCCTTATTAAAAATGAAAGACGTATAGAACTCTGTTTCGAGGGACATCGTTTTTACGACCTCAGAAGATGGGGAGACGATCTGAACACGACGGTAAAAAAATCGGAAGTTTCCACAAATGATAATGGAAGTACATTCGACTATAACTTTAATGAGAACGTCTACCCCAACCAAGTTTCATTTCCAGAGTACATGAGATATGGCGCCATACCTCGAAGTGAGATACTAACAAGCTCCAATTTGAAACAAAATGATGGTTGGAAATAA
- a CDS encoding YHYH protein: MKNLLLILLTFSILISCKSNQEKKEQQEPNKQKPSSTQIISELDSNEDGKLSKSEVKGPIADDFTNIDSNNDGFLTLEELNKAEKNQEHRPPQQTNTYLSNEIDASVMTIPVNTNYFISENIIDGIQKQIVELNGIETLCYVIKTNSQATEHKMGPWCPRHIEDGMEKAGIWFKDDKVYDVSGHFIAKLDEFYSDDKWKLYREDGTIKVTDTEEGCLAAAKPNVEEEYHNHCVECLPEYFKDQVTTFVIPVTPKYIKTAQSFGRGGIGVAFNGVKYDPPAPTHAILAAHTIAPLDDHGGHVNPHGGYHYHAVTGSTKEIPQTDIHSPIIGYAIDGFAIYGLLDKNGNKPTDLDECGGHSDDKRGYHYHAGEPGGNQIIKCLHGLPGYTEVKE, encoded by the coding sequence ATGAAAAACCTGTTATTGATACTATTGACTTTTTCAATCTTGATTTCTTGCAAATCAAATCAAGAAAAAAAAGAACAGCAAGAACCAAATAAACAAAAACCTTCTTCGACACAGATAATTTCTGAATTGGATAGTAACGAAGACGGAAAATTATCGAAAAGTGAAGTAAAAGGACCAATCGCTGACGATTTTACCAATATAGATAGTAACAATGATGGCTTTTTGACCTTAGAAGAACTTAATAAAGCAGAAAAGAATCAAGAGCATAGACCCCCACAACAAACAAATACATATTTGTCAAATGAGATTGACGCTTCGGTTATGACCATTCCAGTAAATACGAATTATTTTATTTCAGAAAACATAATTGATGGAATACAAAAGCAAATAGTTGAATTAAACGGAATTGAGACACTTTGTTATGTCATTAAAACAAATTCCCAAGCAACTGAGCATAAAATGGGACCTTGGTGTCCTAGACATATCGAGGATGGAATGGAGAAAGCTGGAATTTGGTTTAAAGATGATAAAGTTTATGATGTTTCAGGACACTTTATTGCTAAATTAGATGAGTTTTACAGCGATGACAAATGGAAATTATATAGAGAAGATGGAACGATTAAAGTAACCGATACAGAAGAGGGTTGTTTGGCGGCAGCAAAACCAAATGTAGAGGAAGAATATCATAACCATTGTGTAGAATGCTTGCCCGAATATTTCAAAGACCAAGTAACCACTTTTGTAATTCCAGTCACCCCAAAATATATAAAAACCGCTCAAAGTTTTGGAAGAGGAGGAATAGGAGTTGCTTTCAACGGAGTTAAGTATGACCCACCTGCACCAACACACGCAATATTAGCAGCTCATACAATAGCGCCTTTAGATGACCACGGAGGGCACGTAAATCCGCACGGAGGCTATCATTATCATGCAGTTACCGGCTCAACAAAAGAAATTCCGCAAACTGATATTCACTCGCCAATTATCGGTTATGCAATCGACGGATTTGCAATTTATGGCTTATTGGATAAAAACGGAAACAAGCCAACAGATTTGGACGAATGTGGTGGGCATTCCGATGATAAAAGAGGATATCACTATCACGCTGGAGAACCTGGCGGAAACCAAATTATAAAATGTTTACACGGGTTACCTGGGTATACAGAAGTAAAGGAGTAA
- a CDS encoding chloride channel protein has product MKLKSKKKLVSYLNILDQPVRFNPFVFSRTFLLWAFLGLVGGTIAGAYWIALEFLTHQFAFFTGWQVIPFMAVCGLLAGLVIHFIGDPGEIHLIVNNIRFNKGKLDPKNNPSMVLSSLLCVASGGSLGPEAPLVQITGSTGTWIGKIFRLKGEELRSLSIAGMASGFTALFGAPLGGSLFSLEILHHKHAVEYYKAIIPAFVASCFSYLIFALIVHLGLGPIWDLSAYEYSGIFDFGYAVLFAIIGACFGWGFIFCTKFFKSVFEKRPIPIYIKTLIGGLLLGTIAFYLPITRYFGHHEINELIAGDFSLTVLIAILVFKLVAISITVTSGWRGGFIIPLFFVGTTLGLIIHQLFPTVNLTLAIVSCMAAINACVTRTPMSTTILLATLTGFGHFIPILFASLTGYFLAPRIPFIGAQMENKEDA; this is encoded by the coding sequence TTGAAACTTAAGAGCAAAAAGAAACTAGTAAGCTACCTCAACATCTTAGACCAACCCGTAAGGTTCAACCCCTTCGTCTTTAGTCGCACGTTTTTGTTGTGGGCCTTTCTTGGATTGGTAGGCGGAACCATTGCGGGGGCGTATTGGATCGCACTCGAGTTTTTGACCCACCAATTCGCTTTTTTCACTGGATGGCAAGTGATTCCCTTTATGGCGGTTTGCGGACTTTTAGCGGGTTTGGTAATCCACTTTATCGGAGACCCGGGAGAAATCCATTTGATCGTGAACAACATTCGGTTCAACAAAGGGAAACTTGACCCCAAAAATAATCCTTCAATGGTGCTGTCGTCCTTATTATGTGTGGCATCGGGCGGAAGTCTCGGCCCCGAAGCCCCATTGGTACAAATAACGGGTTCGACAGGCACTTGGATCGGAAAAATCTTCCGGCTAAAGGGCGAAGAATTACGCTCATTAAGTATCGCAGGCATGGCCTCGGGTTTTACGGCCTTGTTCGGGGCCCCTTTAGGCGGTAGTCTGTTTTCCTTGGAAATACTCCACCACAAGCACGCGGTAGAATATTACAAAGCTATAATTCCCGCCTTTGTCGCAAGTTGCTTTAGCTATTTGATCTTTGCCCTGATCGTCCATTTAGGATTGGGGCCTATATGGGATTTATCCGCCTATGAATATTCGGGGATTTTCGATTTCGGCTATGCCGTTCTCTTTGCCATAATCGGGGCGTGTTTTGGTTGGGGCTTTATTTTCTGCACCAAATTTTTTAAATCGGTTTTCGAGAAAAGACCCATTCCCATTTACATTAAAACCCTGATCGGTGGCCTTTTGCTCGGAACCATCGCCTTTTACCTTCCGATTACGCGATACTTCGGGCATCACGAAATTAACGAACTCATTGCCGGGGATTTTTCCTTGACGGTATTGATCGCCATATTGGTGTTTAAACTAGTGGCCATTTCAATTACCGTGACATCAGGTTGGAGGGGCGGGTTTATTATTCCCTTGTTTTTCGTCGGGACGACCTTGGGATTGATTATCCATCAATTGTTTCCAACGGTCAACCTAACATTGGCCATTGTCAGCTGTATGGCCGCCATTAATGCCTGCGTAACCCGAACCCCGATGAGCACGACCATCTTGCTCGCTACCTTGACCGGCTTCGGACATTTTATCCCCATATTGTTCGCAAGCTTGACCGGTTATTTTTTAGCCCCAAGAATACCTTTTATAGGAGCGCAAATGGAAAATAAGGAGGACGCATAG